The Miscanthus floridulus cultivar M001 chromosome 17, ASM1932011v1, whole genome shotgun sequence genome has a window encoding:
- the LOC136516047 gene encoding uncharacterized protein yields the protein MKELFKSHFITMRKDISILELSQIHQKRDEKIEDYIVRFRNNYVRLAREMHVEDAIQMCIHGMQQHWLVGVSRRDPKTFSSLGDAVAATKLEFEKVPHIMEMYKNASSQDNTRRFNASSKPSNNIGGKAKASAESNTTNTVPVLGPRNEHSRPARRPNLKELLNKQYVFRRDLIRSLFEQMSEQGLLNLPNPTRPDQIAMTDNPLYCPYHRYVGHIIEDCIAFKEWLQRAVDEGRLALKPEARNPNYHTTNIVSVQQIDTDEEEECWVPFLQVAQQLERLQLTLVGHDIRPGAWGHVQPRHPPKGHHEYKLHTLPALVQTSKRYNLSERRMPPRFVPKSEGDESFPRVAHIRPTLGQFFPKTWPKPYEEKDEKPAHKEASPSHVATCNAIVTKGEEEDTELEVVVSLEEAEALKVETSIGEEDGIEEVNMNLRGGKALPEPIKPRLPSAKKAKAVQRTEGPKQDLQQVPSSNKQPKDEEVEYNVIAHLKRIPALLSVYDALMLMLELREALIKALHSPQLYETAMAKHRLLTSFSEVNEISFSEEDKMVERNNHNRPLYIEGNIGSAHLRRILIDPGSTVNLLPIRSLTRAGYTMDDLEPTNVVICGYDSNGSQALGSITLKLQMSTFIFKVKFFVIEFVTSYSALLGRPWLHKYQVIPSTLHQCFKFIDGKGEQQ from the coding sequence ATGAAGGAACTTTTTAAGTCCCACTTCATCACGATGAGGAAAGACATATCAATCCTAGAATTATCACAAATCCATCAGAAACGTGATgagaaaatagaagattacatCGTCCGTTTCAGAAATAATTATGTGCGGCTAGCAAGGGAGATGCATGTAGAAGATGCTATACAAATGTGCATTCATGGTATGCAACAACATTGGCTAGTGGGAGTGTCAAGACGTGATCCCAAAACATTCAGTTCGCTAGGCGATGCTGTTGCAGCAACAAAGCTAGAATTTGAGAAGGTACCACACATCATGGAAATGTATAAAAATGCTAGTTCTCAAGATAATACAAGGAGATTTAATGCCTCCTCTAAACCAAGCAATAATATTGGGGGCAAGGCCAAGGCTTCTGCAGAGTCAAATACAACCAACACGGTGCCAGTTCTGGGACCTAGGAATGAGCACTCGAGGCCAGCTAGGCGCCCAAATCTTAAAGAGCTCCTAAACAAGCAGTATGTATTTAGACGAGATCTTATAAGGAGCCTTTTCGAACAGATGAGTGAACAAGGGTTGTTGAATTTACCCAACCCAACTAGACCTGATCAAATTGCAATGACTGATAATCCGCTCTACTGCCCATACCATAGATATGTTGGCCATATTATTGAAGATTGTATTGctttcaaggagtggttgcagAGAGCTGTTGATGAAGGGAGATTGGCTCTTAAGCCCGAGGCAAGGAATCCTAACTATCACACCACGAACATAGTGTCTGTACAACAAATTGATACAGATGAGGAAGAAGAATGTTGGGTTCCATTTTTGCAAGTGGCACAACAGTTGGAAAGACTTCAGCTTACATTGGTAGGTCATGATATTAGACCGGGGGCATGGGGGCATGTGCAACCAAGGCATCCTCCAAAGGGTCATCATGAGTATAAATTGCATACCTTACCAGCTCTGGTACAAACTAGTAAGAGATATAATCTGAGTGAGAGACGGATGCCTCCTCGATTTGTTCCAAAGTCTGAGGGAGATGAGTCTTTTCCCCGAGTTGCACACATTCGCCCAACACTAGGCCAGTTTTTTCCTAAGACTTGGCCAAAGCCATATGAAGAAAAAGATGAGAAACCAGCGCATAAGGAAGCATCACCATCACATGTTGCAACGTGCAATGCTATAGTCAcgaaaggagaggaggaggacacTGAATTGGAGGTCGTAGTCTCACTTGAAGAAGCTGAGGCATTGAAAGTAGAAACATCAATTGGTGAGGAAGATGGAATAGAAGAAGTTAATATGAATTTACGAGGGGGAAAAGCCTTGCCCGAACCAATAAAGCCTCGATTGCCCTCTGCTAAAAAGGCTAAGGCTGTTCAACGAACTGAAGGTCCTAAGCAGGATCTCCAACAAGTACCATCATCAAATAAACAGCCTAAGGACGAAGAAGTGGAGTACAACGTCATTGCTCATTTGAAGCGCATTCCTGCACTACTCAGTGTTTATGATGCATTGATGTTAATGCTGGAACTTCGGGAGGCCTTGATTAAAGCTTTGCATAGCCCACAACTATATGAAACAGCAATGGCTAAGCATAGGCTACTCACTAGTTTTTCCGAAGTTAATGAGATCTCGTTCTCAGAAGAAGACAAGATGGTGGAGAGAAATAATCATAATCGCCCGCTCTACATTGAAGGGAACATTGGAAGTGCACATCTACGAAGAATCCTAATAGACCCTGGTTCAACTGTGAATCTTCTGCCCATTCGCAGCTTGACACGAGCCGGCTATACAATGGATGACCTTGAACCGACCAATGTGGTGATATGTGGCTATGATAGCAATGGCAGCCAAGCATTGGGCTCGATTACATTGAAGCTCCAAATGTCTACCTTCATATTCAAAGTTAAATTCTTCGTGATTGAGTTTGTCACGTCATATTCAGCATTATTAGGGAGGCCATGGCTCCACAAGTATCAAGTGATTCCTTCCACACTCCACCAGTGCTTCAAGTTCATCGATGGCAAAGGAGAACAACAATGA